One segment of Streptomyces sp. NBC_00576 DNA contains the following:
- a CDS encoding zinc-dependent alcohol dehydrogenase, protein MTLAVRYTSARTLDTAPAKLSPPGPGEVELAPAYVGICGTDLHIFHGDMDARVSTPAVLGHEMSGRVVRVGPDVEGWAPGDAVTVMPLRWDDTCPACLKGHQHICQHLDFIGIDSPGAMQQRWTVPASTLIRLPDTLPLDRAALVEPTAVAVHDVGRAGVVEGEKVVVVGGGPVGILIALVARAAGADVRVVELNAHRRLLAEELGLTTWNPATADVPSLAGEWTGDAGADVAFEVSGAAGGVDSAVDVLGVRGRLCLVAIHPRPREINLHRFFWRELTLVGARLYDRTDFEKAVTLVADGTIPAERLISKIVPLTQAPAAFEALEGGGNVMKILVDCTTTTDTTTTDTTTNADTTTDADADADAAQGVAV, encoded by the coding sequence ATGACTCTCGCCGTCCGTTACACGTCCGCCCGCACCCTGGACACGGCTCCCGCCAAGCTCTCCCCGCCCGGTCCGGGTGAGGTGGAGCTGGCGCCCGCCTATGTCGGTATCTGCGGCACCGACCTGCACATCTTCCACGGCGACATGGACGCCCGGGTGTCCACGCCCGCCGTCCTGGGACACGAGATGTCCGGCCGTGTCGTCCGCGTCGGCCCGGACGTCGAGGGCTGGGCGCCCGGTGACGCGGTCACGGTGATGCCACTGCGCTGGGACGACACCTGCCCGGCCTGTCTCAAGGGCCACCAGCACATCTGCCAGCACCTCGACTTCATCGGCATCGACTCCCCCGGCGCGATGCAGCAGCGCTGGACCGTACCCGCCTCCACCCTGATCCGGCTGCCCGACACCCTCCCCCTGGACCGGGCCGCGCTCGTCGAACCCACCGCGGTGGCCGTGCACGACGTGGGCCGGGCCGGGGTCGTCGAGGGCGAGAAGGTCGTCGTGGTCGGCGGCGGCCCGGTCGGCATCCTCATCGCACTGGTCGCGCGGGCCGCGGGCGCCGACGTCCGGGTCGTGGAGCTGAACGCCCACCGGCGCCTGCTCGCCGAGGAGCTGGGCCTGACCACCTGGAACCCGGCCACCGCAGACGTACCCTCGTTGGCCGGTGAGTGGACCGGGGACGCGGGCGCGGACGTCGCCTTCGAGGTGTCCGGCGCGGCGGGCGGTGTGGACAGCGCGGTCGACGTGCTGGGTGTGCGCGGGCGGCTGTGCCTGGTCGCCATCCACCCCCGGCCCCGCGAGATCAACCTGCACCGCTTCTTCTGGCGCGAACTCACCCTGGTGGGCGCCCGCTTGTACGACCGCACCGACTTCGAAAAAGCCGTGACCCTGGTCGCCGACGGCACCATCCCCGCCGAACGGCTGATCAGCAAGATCGTCCCCCTCACCCAGGCGCCCGCCGCGTTCGAGGCCCTGGAAGGCGGCGGCAACGTGATGAAGATCCTCGTGGACTGCACCACCACCACCGACACCACCACCACCGACACCACCACCAACGCCGACACCACCACCGACGCCGACGCCGACGCCGACGCCGCTCAGGGAGTCGCCGTATGA
- a CDS encoding sugar ABC transporter substrate-binding protein → MRLRTALCSAVSALSALALLSACSNASTTSSDGKPLIGVDYPRSDTDFWNSYIKYTPEYAKELGLSLKTTNSQNDVAKLTANAQTFISQGVKGLAMAPQDTAAIAPTLAQLEAKKIPVVTVDTRPDTGKVYMVVRADNRAYGEKACQYLGTKLGGKGKVVMLQGGLDSINGRDRTEAFNDCMKKNYPGIKVLGEATNWDGAVAAQKLQTDLTANPDIKGVYMQSSFALAGTLQVLKQKGLLVDPSDKKHVFVVSNDGIPEELKSIGEGKIDATVSQPADLYAKYALYYLKAAIDGKTFKPGETDHDSTIIQVREGLLEDQLSAPLVTADGGTYGGVPSVKSDDKSLWGNNLG, encoded by the coding sequence ATGAGACTCAGAACCGCCCTCTGTTCCGCCGTTTCCGCCCTGTCCGCACTGGCGCTGCTCAGCGCGTGCAGCAACGCTTCCACCACCTCGTCGGACGGCAAGCCGCTGATCGGCGTCGACTACCCGCGCTCCGACACCGACTTCTGGAATTCGTACATCAAGTACACGCCGGAGTACGCCAAGGAGCTCGGCCTCTCCCTCAAGACCACCAACTCGCAGAACGACGTCGCCAAGTTGACCGCCAACGCGCAGACGTTCATCAGTCAGGGCGTCAAGGGCCTGGCGATGGCCCCGCAGGACACCGCCGCCATCGCGCCGACGCTGGCGCAGCTGGAGGCGAAGAAGATCCCGGTCGTCACCGTGGACACCCGCCCCGACACCGGCAAGGTCTACATGGTCGTCCGCGCCGACAACCGCGCGTACGGCGAGAAGGCGTGCCAGTACCTGGGCACCAAACTCGGCGGCAAGGGCAAGGTCGTCATGCTCCAGGGCGGCCTGGACTCCATCAACGGCCGTGACCGCACCGAGGCGTTCAACGACTGCATGAAGAAGAACTACCCCGGCATCAAGGTGCTCGGCGAGGCCACCAACTGGGACGGCGCCGTCGCCGCGCAGAAGCTCCAGACGGACCTGACGGCCAACCCGGACATCAAGGGCGTCTACATGCAGTCCAGTTTCGCGCTGGCCGGCACGCTCCAAGTGCTCAAGCAGAAGGGCCTGTTGGTCGACCCGTCGGACAAGAAGCATGTGTTCGTCGTGTCCAACGACGGCATCCCCGAGGAACTGAAGTCCATAGGCGAGGGCAAGATCGACGCCACCGTCTCCCAGCCTGCCGACCTCTACGCCAAGTACGCCCTGTACTACCTCAAGGCCGCGATCGACGGAAAGACGTTCAAGCCCGGCGAGACCGACCACGACAGCACGATCATCCAGGTTCGTGAGGGCCTCCTGGAGGACCAGCTCTCCGCCCCGCTGGTCACCGCCGACGGCGGCACCTACGGCGGCGTCCCCAGCGTCAAGAGCGACGACAAGTCGCTGTGGGGCAACAACCTCGGCTGA
- a CDS encoding RbsD/FucU domain-containing protein, whose protein sequence is MLLTELLHPGILEALAGAGHGARVLLADGHYPASTATGERARTVHLNLAPGLLDVTTVLDVLLRALPVESAHVMVPPEGEPEPPAIAEYRSMLAPVPVATLGRFEFYEAARSPDLALAIVTGDTRTYANLLLTIGVRAEGTLTTR, encoded by the coding sequence GTGCTGCTGACCGAACTACTCCATCCCGGCATCCTCGAAGCCCTGGCCGGCGCCGGTCACGGCGCCCGCGTCCTGCTCGCGGACGGCCACTACCCGGCAAGCACCGCCACCGGTGAGCGCGCCAGGACCGTCCATCTCAACCTGGCGCCCGGCCTGTTGGACGTCACCACCGTGCTCGACGTCCTGTTGCGCGCCCTGCCGGTCGAGTCGGCCCACGTGATGGTGCCGCCGGAGGGCGAACCGGAGCCGCCGGCCATCGCCGAGTACCGCTCCATGCTGGCGCCCGTTCCGGTCGCCACGCTCGGCCGCTTCGAGTTCTACGAGGCCGCCCGCTCGCCCGACCTGGCGCTGGCGATCGTCACTGGCGACACCCGTACCTACGCCAACCTGCTGCTGACCATCGGCGTCCGCGCTGAAGGGACCCTGACGACACGATGA
- a CDS encoding sugar kinase: MIDVVALGEVMLRFDPGEGRIRTARSFQVWEGGGEYNVVRGLRRCFGLRTAVVTALADNAVGRLVEDLVLQGGVDTSLIRWVPEDGIGRSARNGLNFVERGYGIRGALGVSDRANTAVSQLRKGDVDWDNVFSTGVRWFHTGGILAGLSDTTVEVADEAMAVARRHGVTVSYDPNYRPSLWAGRGGADAAREVDLRLARQADIVVGALGLTGAYPGQARVGADEVADALAEVAGLLPGAKVLATTLREVPSAGINDWSSAAWSAESGFVTGPRMPALQVLDRIGSGDGFAAGLIYGLLSDTGLEHALAYGTAHGALTMTTPGDVSMASLAEVEALVAGGSAHVSR; this comes from the coding sequence GTGATCGACGTGGTGGCCCTCGGCGAGGTGATGCTGCGCTTCGACCCGGGCGAGGGACGAATCCGCACCGCCCGCTCCTTCCAGGTCTGGGAGGGAGGCGGCGAGTACAACGTCGTCCGGGGACTGCGGCGTTGCTTCGGCCTGCGCACGGCCGTGGTGACCGCTCTCGCCGACAACGCGGTGGGCCGGCTCGTCGAGGACCTGGTCCTCCAGGGCGGCGTCGACACCTCGCTGATCCGCTGGGTGCCCGAGGACGGCATCGGCCGCTCCGCCCGCAACGGGCTGAACTTCGTCGAACGCGGCTACGGCATCCGCGGCGCGCTGGGCGTCAGCGACCGCGCGAACACCGCCGTGTCCCAGCTCCGCAAGGGGGACGTCGACTGGGACAACGTGTTCTCGACAGGGGTGCGCTGGTTCCACACCGGCGGCATCCTTGCCGGCCTGTCGGACACCACGGTGGAGGTCGCGGACGAGGCCATGGCAGTGGCGCGCCGCCATGGCGTCACGGTCTCCTACGACCCCAACTACCGTCCCAGCCTCTGGGCCGGCCGGGGCGGCGCCGACGCCGCCCGCGAGGTCGATCTACGGCTCGCCCGGCAGGCAGACATCGTGGTGGGCGCCCTGGGCCTGACCGGGGCGTATCCGGGACAGGCGCGCGTCGGGGCCGACGAGGTGGCGGACGCGCTCGCCGAGGTGGCCGGACTGCTGCCCGGGGCGAAAGTACTGGCGACGACTCTGCGCGAGGTGCCCTCGGCCGGCATCAACGACTGGTCCTCAGCCGCCTGGTCCGCCGAGTCGGGCTTCGTCACCGGCCCTCGGATGCCCGCCCTGCAGGTCCTGGACCGCATCGGCTCCGGCGACGGCTTCGCCGCCGGCCTGATCTACGGACTGCTCAGCGACACCGGCCTGGAGCACGCCCTGGCCTACGGCACCGCCCACGGCGCGCTCACCATGACCACGCCAGGAGACGTCTCCATGGCCTCGCTCGCCGAGGTCGAGGCGCTCGTCGCGGGCGGATCAGCCCACGTCAGTCGCTGA
- a CDS encoding aldo/keto reductase: protein MHQQKIQDTAVPLTELGFGASVIGNLYRVVPAGEAAAAVDAAWEAGIRYFDTAPHYGLGLSERRLGAALRGRPRDEYVISSKAGRLLVPNEEPRGVDSEGFVVRDDLRRQWDFSRDGVLRSIEDTLERTGLDRLDIVYLHDPDDHWRQAAEEAMPTLAELRDQGVIGAIGAGMNQSAMLARFLRETAADVVMLAGRYTLLDQSALDDVLPAAYELGKSVVAVGVFNSGLLSRDRPAEGMKYDYQDAPPELVARARAIAEVCAAHGTTLPAAAIAFPHTHPTIINVTLGMRTPEQVGRNVELHDRQVPDGLWDDLRTQGLIRSDVLTGHGGGGMSGVSDGQGHRGHS from the coding sequence TTGCACCAGCAGAAGATCCAGGACACGGCCGTCCCACTTACCGAGCTCGGCTTCGGGGCGTCCGTGATCGGCAATCTCTACCGGGTCGTCCCGGCCGGTGAGGCGGCAGCCGCCGTCGACGCGGCGTGGGAGGCCGGCATCCGGTACTTCGACACCGCCCCGCACTATGGTCTCGGCCTCTCCGAGCGCCGTCTGGGTGCCGCGCTGCGAGGCCGCCCGCGCGACGAGTACGTCATCTCCTCCAAGGCGGGCCGGCTGCTGGTGCCCAACGAGGAGCCACGAGGCGTGGACTCCGAGGGCTTCGTCGTACGGGACGACCTGCGCCGCCAGTGGGACTTCAGCCGCGACGGCGTGCTCCGCTCCATCGAGGACACACTGGAGCGCACCGGCCTGGACCGGCTGGACATCGTCTACCTGCACGATCCGGACGACCACTGGCGGCAGGCAGCCGAGGAGGCCATGCCCACGCTCGCGGAGCTGCGCGACCAGGGCGTGATCGGCGCGATCGGCGCCGGCATGAACCAGTCGGCGATGCTGGCCCGCTTCCTGCGCGAGACCGCCGCCGACGTGGTGATGCTCGCCGGCCGCTACACGCTCCTGGACCAGTCGGCGCTGGACGACGTCCTGCCCGCCGCGTACGAACTCGGCAAGAGCGTGGTGGCGGTGGGTGTGTTCAACTCGGGACTGCTCTCCCGCGACCGGCCCGCAGAGGGGATGAAGTACGACTACCAGGACGCCCCGCCGGAACTGGTCGCCCGCGCACGGGCGATCGCCGAGGTCTGCGCGGCGCACGGCACCACCCTGCCCGCCGCCGCCATCGCCTTCCCGCACACGCATCCCACTATCATCAACGTCACCCTCGGAATGCGGACTCCGGAACAGGTCGGACGAAACGTTGAACTCCATGATCGGCAAGTCCCGGACGGCCTCTGGGACGATCTCCGCACTCAGGGGCTGATCAGGTCGGACGTGCTCACGGGGCACGGTGGGGGAGGGATGAGCGGTGTCTCTGACGGACAAGGCCATCGAGGACATTCGTGA
- a CDS encoding ABC transporter permease, translating to MPETVLADTAAAKGTEPEAKRTVLLGGRIPLARLRDLALVPAIVVIAVVGQIVNPVFLQADNLINVLQTMSEMALLVLAQTMILIVKKMDLSLESTMGLAPGVAAWLVVPTGAGHGLGLLPGAWAIPVTLAVGVLVGVVNSLLIIRFGLNGFIVTLGMLIVLRGVLTGISGGQTFFQLPESMLYLGTVQWFGMPASIWLCLTLFAVAIVVLGWTSFGRSLYAIGGNVDAAKAAGIRTDRVLWVVIVTGSVLAALAGLMLSGRLASVASAQGNGYIFTVFAAAVIGGISLNGGKGTMFGAFCGILLLFMIQNVLTLGGVPAQWIGALNGLIILVALAISRITGGKVQE from the coding sequence ATGCCTGAAACCGTCCTCGCGGACACCGCCGCGGCCAAGGGCACGGAACCCGAGGCCAAGCGGACCGTGCTGCTCGGCGGCCGGATACCCCTGGCGCGCCTGCGCGACCTCGCGCTCGTCCCGGCCATCGTGGTCATCGCGGTCGTCGGCCAGATCGTCAACCCGGTCTTCCTGCAGGCGGACAACCTCATCAACGTCCTGCAGACCATGTCCGAGATGGCCCTGCTGGTCCTCGCCCAGACGATGATCCTGATCGTCAAGAAGATGGACCTGTCGCTGGAGTCCACCATGGGTCTCGCGCCCGGTGTGGCCGCCTGGCTGGTGGTGCCGACCGGCGCGGGACACGGCCTCGGCCTGCTGCCCGGCGCCTGGGCGATTCCCGTCACGCTCGCCGTGGGCGTACTCGTCGGCGTGGTCAACTCCCTGCTGATCATCCGCTTCGGCCTCAACGGCTTCATCGTCACCCTCGGCATGCTCATCGTCCTGCGCGGTGTCCTGACCGGCATCTCGGGCGGCCAGACCTTCTTCCAGCTGCCGGAGTCGATGCTCTACCTGGGCACGGTGCAGTGGTTCGGGATGCCGGCCTCCATCTGGCTCTGCCTCACCCTGTTCGCCGTCGCCATCGTCGTCCTCGGCTGGACCAGCTTCGGCCGCTCGCTCTACGCGATCGGCGGGAACGTCGACGCGGCGAAGGCGGCAGGCATCCGCACCGACCGGGTGCTGTGGGTCGTCATCGTCACCGGCAGTGTGCTCGCCGCGCTCGCCGGACTGATGCTCTCCGGACGCCTGGCCTCGGTCGCCTCCGCTCAGGGCAACGGCTACATCTTCACCGTGTTCGCCGCCGCCGTCATCGGCGGGATCAGCCTCAACGGCGGCAAGGGCACCATGTTCGGGGCGTTCTGCGGCATCCTGCTGCTCTTCATGATCCAGAACGTGCTCACCCTGGGCGGTGTACCCGCGCAGTGGATCGGAGCCCTCAACGGTCTGATCATCCTGGTCGCCCTCGCCATCTCCCGCATCACAGGCGGCAAGGTCCAGGAGTGA
- a CDS encoding SDR family oxidoreductase, with product MTAFDLTGKLAVVTGARRGIGRAMARALAEAGADIIGVSATLEESGSAVDKDVRAAGRTFEAVRTDFADPAAVRALGADLAGRARPVDILVNNAGTIRRAPAAEHTDADWDLVLQVNLTAQFALTRAVGAAMVARGQGKIVFTASLLSFQGGITVPGYTVAKHGIAGLTKALANEWAPHGVNVNAIAPGYIATDNTQALQADPVRSKAILDRIPAGRWGSADDLAGATVFLASDAAAYIHGVVLPVDGGWLGR from the coding sequence ATGACCGCCTTCGACCTCACCGGGAAACTCGCCGTCGTCACCGGGGCCCGGCGTGGCATCGGCCGGGCCATGGCCCGCGCACTCGCCGAGGCCGGCGCGGACATCATCGGCGTCAGCGCCACCCTGGAGGAATCCGGCAGCGCGGTCGACAAGGACGTGCGTGCCGCGGGGCGTACCTTCGAGGCGGTCCGCACCGACTTCGCCGACCCGGCGGCCGTACGGGCGCTGGGCGCCGACCTCGCCGGACGCGCACGGCCGGTGGACATCCTCGTCAACAACGCGGGCACCATCCGCCGCGCCCCGGCCGCCGAACACACCGACGCCGACTGGGATTTGGTCCTCCAGGTCAACCTCACCGCCCAGTTCGCCCTCACCCGTGCCGTCGGCGCGGCAATGGTCGCCCGAGGCCAGGGAAAGATCGTCTTCACCGCGTCGCTGCTCAGCTTCCAGGGCGGTATCACCGTCCCCGGCTACACCGTCGCCAAACACGGCATCGCCGGCCTGACCAAGGCACTGGCCAACGAGTGGGCCCCGCATGGCGTCAACGTCAACGCCATCGCACCCGGCTACATCGCCACCGACAACACCCAGGCCCTGCAGGCCGACCCCGTCCGCAGCAAGGCCATCCTCGACCGCATCCCCGCCGGCCGCTGGGGCAGCGCCGACGACCTCGCCGGCGCCACCGTCTTCCTCGCCTCCGACGCCGCCGCCTACATCCACGGCGTCGTCCTGCCCGTCGACGGCGGCTGGCTCGGCCGATGA
- a CDS encoding sugar ABC transporter ATP-binding protein, with amino-acid sequence MSDGERAVTPAPAPADGGRVPAGPPVVEATGIVKRFGPTVALNGARITIRPGETHALVGRNGAGKSTLVSVLTGLQAPDEGTVTFGGRPAPRPADRDAWRQRAACVYQKSTIIPTLTVAENLFLNRHDHGRNRLISWQATRRRAQDLLSTWSVDVDPQTPAGELSVEQRQFVEIARALSFGARFIILDEPTAQLDGTAINRLFDRIRDLQRQGVTFLFISHHLQEVYEICDMVTVFRDARHILTAPVAELPRTELVAAMTGEAAADRQGERASTLDPAATAALNVSALRGDAYDDVSFRIGTGEIVGLAGAAGSGRTEVAETVVGLRAAAAGEVEIAGRRPRPGSVPAALAAGAGFVPQDRHHQGFVPDMSIADNATLSIPKRLGSHGFLSRSHRDRLAEGMIENLAIKTPGPGLPVSALSGGNQQKVVMARALADDPKLLVLINPTAGVDVRSKEFLLGKVEETAQTGTGVLIASDELDDLRMCDRVLVMFQGRVTTEIARGWHDHDLVAAMEGVDLNA; translated from the coding sequence ATGAGCGACGGGGAGCGAGCAGTCACCCCCGCGCCCGCCCCGGCGGACGGCGGGCGGGTCCCGGCAGGCCCGCCCGTCGTCGAGGCGACGGGCATAGTCAAACGATTCGGTCCGACAGTGGCCCTGAACGGCGCCCGGATCACCATCCGGCCCGGTGAGACCCACGCGCTCGTGGGCCGCAACGGGGCCGGCAAGTCGACCCTGGTGTCGGTCCTCACCGGCCTTCAGGCCCCCGACGAGGGAACGGTGACGTTCGGCGGCCGGCCGGCCCCCCGGCCCGCCGACCGCGACGCCTGGCGGCAACGCGCGGCCTGCGTCTACCAGAAGTCGACGATCATCCCCACGCTGACCGTCGCGGAGAACCTCTTCCTGAACCGGCACGACCACGGACGCAACCGGCTGATCAGCTGGCAGGCCACCCGCCGCCGCGCACAGGACCTGCTGTCGACGTGGTCGGTGGACGTCGACCCGCAGACCCCTGCCGGTGAACTGAGCGTCGAGCAGCGGCAGTTCGTCGAGATCGCCCGGGCGCTGTCCTTCGGGGCGCGGTTCATCATCCTCGACGAGCCGACCGCCCAGCTCGACGGGACGGCGATCAACCGGCTCTTCGACCGCATCCGCGACCTGCAACGCCAGGGCGTGACGTTCCTGTTCATCAGTCACCATCTGCAGGAGGTCTACGAGATCTGCGACATGGTGACGGTGTTCCGCGACGCGCGGCACATCCTGACCGCGCCGGTCGCGGAGCTCCCCCGCACCGAACTCGTCGCCGCCATGACGGGGGAGGCTGCGGCCGACCGGCAAGGGGAACGGGCGAGCACCCTCGACCCCGCTGCCACGGCCGCACTGAACGTCAGCGCTCTGCGCGGCGACGCGTACGACGACGTCAGCTTCCGGATCGGGACCGGCGAGATCGTCGGCCTCGCGGGCGCCGCGGGCAGCGGACGTACCGAGGTCGCCGAGACCGTCGTAGGGCTGCGGGCGGCAGCGGCGGGCGAGGTGGAGATCGCCGGGCGGCGGCCCCGGCCGGGCAGCGTGCCCGCGGCGCTCGCCGCCGGCGCCGGGTTCGTGCCCCAGGACCGGCATCACCAGGGCTTCGTTCCCGACATGTCGATCGCGGACAACGCCACCCTGTCCATCCCCAAGCGGCTCGGCTCCCACGGGTTCCTGAGCCGCAGCCACCGGGACCGGCTCGCCGAGGGCATGATCGAGAACCTGGCGATCAAGACCCCCGGCCCCGGACTGCCGGTCTCCGCCCTGTCCGGAGGCAACCAGCAGAAGGTCGTCATGGCCCGCGCCCTGGCCGACGATCCGAAGCTGCTGGTCCTGATCAACCCGACCGCGGGCGTGGACGTGCGCTCCAAGGAGTTCCTCCTCGGCAAGGTCGAGGAGACCGCGCAGACCGGCACCGGAGTGCTCATCGCCTCCGACGAACTCGACGACCTGCGCATGTGCGACCGGGTCCTGGTGATGTTCCAGGGCCGAGTGACGACAGAGATCGCCCGCGGCTGGCACGACCACGACCTCGTGGCCGCGATGGAAGGAGTGGACCTCAATGCCTGA
- a CDS encoding bifunctional 4-hydroxy-2-oxoglutarate aldolase/2-dehydro-3-deoxy-phosphogluconate aldolase — protein MNDTSLASVLGGARLLPVLTVPSTATAGPLADALAAGGARCAEVTFRTPGAEQVLKTMAAHGELTVGAGTVLTAEQAERAVAAGARFVVSPGFDEEVVAKCRELGVPVVPGIATATELMRALRAGLDTVKLFPAEALGGLRTLRALAAPFPGTRFVPTGGIDASRMAAYLADPAVLAVGGSWLATPAHLERGDYDEIRRLTADAVERSMS, from the coding sequence ATGAACGACACCAGCCTGGCCTCCGTGCTGGGCGGGGCCCGTCTCCTGCCGGTACTGACCGTGCCGTCCACGGCGACCGCCGGTCCGCTGGCCGACGCGCTCGCCGCGGGCGGCGCCCGCTGCGCCGAGGTCACCTTCCGCACCCCGGGCGCCGAGCAGGTGCTCAAGACGATGGCCGCCCACGGGGAACTCACCGTCGGCGCCGGCACGGTACTCACCGCCGAGCAGGCGGAGCGGGCGGTGGCGGCCGGGGCTCGTTTCGTGGTCTCACCCGGCTTCGACGAGGAGGTCGTCGCGAAGTGCCGGGAGCTGGGGGTGCCCGTGGTGCCAGGCATCGCCACCGCCACCGAGCTGATGCGCGCCCTGCGCGCCGGCCTCGACACCGTCAAGCTCTTCCCCGCCGAGGCGCTCGGCGGCCTGCGGACCCTGCGAGCGCTCGCGGCCCCCTTCCCCGGGACGCGCTTCGTACCGACCGGCGGGATCGACGCGTCCCGCATGGCCGCCTACCTCGCCGACCCGGCGGTCCTTGCCGTGGGCGGAAGTTGGCTGGCCACCCCCGCCCACCTGGAGCGCGGCGACTACGACGAGATCCGCCGGCTGACGGCCGATGCGGTGGAGAGGAGCATGTCGTGA
- a CDS encoding L-fuconate dehydratase has product MSSTVSPLSASARITALDVLDVRFPTSEHLDGSDAMNPEPDYSAAYVVLRTDAGDGLEGHALAFTTGRGNDVQAAAIAALAPHVVGLSVEEVCGDLGAFSRSLVHDPQLRWLGPEKGAIHMATGAVVNAAWDLAAKRAGKPVWRFLGEMSPEDLVAQVDFRWLSDALTPEDALEILRRAEPGRQERIARLLERGYPAYTTTPGWLGYSDEKLARLAREAVADGFTQIKLKVGADLEDDVRRMRTARETVGDSIRIAVDANQRWDVQPAIDWMRELAPYDPYWIEEPTSPDDILGHAAVRKALAPIKVATGEHIANRVVFKQLLQACAVDIVQIDSARVGGVNENIAILLLAAKFGVPVCPHAGGVGLCEMVQHLSMFDYVAVTGTTEDRVIEYVDHLHEHFVDPVRIADGHYLAPTLPGLGAQMHADSVKEYTYPDGPVWSVRV; this is encoded by the coding sequence ATGTCCTCCACCGTGTCCCCCCTATCGGCATCTGCCCGCATCACCGCCCTGGACGTCCTCGACGTACGCTTCCCGACGTCCGAGCACCTGGACGGGTCGGACGCGATGAACCCCGAACCCGACTACTCCGCCGCCTACGTCGTCCTGCGCACCGACGCCGGCGACGGCCTGGAGGGCCACGCCCTGGCCTTCACCACCGGCCGCGGCAACGACGTCCAGGCCGCCGCCATCGCGGCCCTCGCCCCACACGTGGTCGGCCTCTCGGTGGAGGAGGTTTGCGGCGACCTCGGCGCGTTCTCCCGCTCCCTCGTCCACGACCCCCAACTGCGCTGGCTCGGCCCGGAGAAGGGTGCCATCCACATGGCCACCGGCGCGGTCGTCAACGCCGCGTGGGACCTCGCCGCCAAGCGCGCAGGCAAGCCCGTCTGGCGCTTCCTCGGCGAGATGTCGCCGGAAGACCTGGTCGCCCAGGTCGACTTCCGCTGGCTCAGCGACGCCCTCACCCCCGAGGACGCCCTGGAGATCCTGCGCCGCGCCGAACCCGGCCGCCAGGAACGCATCGCCCGCCTCCTGGAGCGCGGTTACCCCGCCTACACCACCACCCCCGGCTGGCTCGGCTACTCCGACGAGAAACTGGCCCGCCTGGCCCGCGAGGCCGTCGCCGACGGCTTCACCCAGATCAAGCTGAAGGTCGGCGCGGACCTGGAGGACGACGTACGCCGTATGCGCACCGCCCGCGAGACGGTCGGCGACTCCATCCGCATCGCCGTGGACGCCAACCAGCGATGGGACGTCCAGCCCGCGATCGACTGGATGCGCGAACTGGCCCCCTACGACCCGTACTGGATCGAGGAGCCCACCTCCCCCGACGACATCCTCGGCCACGCGGCCGTCCGCAAGGCCCTCGCCCCCATCAAGGTCGCCACCGGCGAACACATCGCCAACCGGGTCGTCTTCAAGCAGCTCCTCCAGGCCTGCGCGGTGGACATCGTCCAGATCGACTCCGCCCGGGTCGGCGGCGTCAACGAGAACATCGCCATCCTGCTGCTCGCCGCGAAGTTCGGCGTGCCGGTCTGCCCGCACGCCGGCGGGGTGGGCCTGTGCGAGATGGTCCAGCACCTGTCGATGTTCGACTACGTCGCCGTCACCGGCACCACCGAGGACCGCGTCATCGAGTACGTCGACCACCTGCACGAGCACTTCGTCGACCCGGTGCGCATCGCCGACGGCCACTACCTCGCGCCGACACTCCCGGGACTGGGCGCGCAGATGCACGCGGACTCCGTCAAGGAGTACACGTACCCCGACGGCCCCGTCTGGTCCGTCCGTGTCTGA